Proteins from a single region of Gossypium arboreum isolate Shixiya-1 chromosome 1, ASM2569848v2, whole genome shotgun sequence:
- the LOC108480843 gene encoding fatty acid desaturase 4, chloroplastic, whose protein sequence is MSILKQHRCPSRSLTRIPTSPRLHLVARLTCSATTTTTKPKSSQNQLVIEPRLETKPDSITPIIPSVGPPLSNDPSLQSTWSHRAWVASGCTTLFFSLAKTVTGAADTHMWFEPIVAGYVGYVLADLLSGVYHWGIDNYGDATTPIFGSQIEGFQGHHKWPWTITRRQFANNLHALARSITLTVLPIEILCNDPVIQGFVTVCAGCIMFSQQFHAWSHGTKSKLPPLVVALQDAGVLVSRSQHSAHHRPPYNSNYCIVSGVCNEFLDKNKVFEALEMIIFFKLEVRPRSWSEPGAEWIEEMDEAQSQVTVH, encoded by the coding sequence ATGTCTATCTTAAAACAACATAGGTGCCCGTCGAGGTCTCTAACTCGTATTCCTACTAGCCCACGGCTGCACCTTGTTGCACGTTTGACATGTTCGGCAACTACCACCACAACCAAGCCTAAGTCCAGTCAGAACCAGTTGGTTATCGAGCCACGGCTTGAGACAAAACCAGACTCTATCACTCCCATTATCCCTAGTGTTGGCCCTCCCTTGTCCAATGATCCAAGTTTACAATCAACATGGTCTCACCGAGCATGGGTGGCCAGTGGTTGCACCACGCTTTTCTTTTCCCTAGCCAAGACTGTAACGGGTGCAGCTGATACACACATGTGGTTCGAACCTATAGTAGCAGGCTATGTTGGGTATGTTTTAGCTGACCTTTTGTCTGGGGTTTACCATTGGGGCATCGACAATTATGGTGATGCAACGACTCCGATTTTTGGTTCACAAATTGAAGGATTCCAGGGGCACCACAAATGGCCCTGGACTATCACCAGGCGCCAGTTTGCTAACAACTTACATGCATTGGCTCGTAGCATAACTCTCACAGTGCTTCCTATAGAAATTCTTTGCAATGACCCTGTTATTCAAGGATTTGTCACCGTTTGTGCTGGTTGCATCATGTTCAGCCAACAATTTCATGCCTGGTCTCATGGCACCAAGAGCAAGCTCCCACCACTGGTGGTGGCACTACAAGATGCCGGCGTACTAGTCTCTCGGTCTCAACATTCGGCTCACCATAGGCCTCCATATAATAGCAACTACTGCATCGTGAGCGGAGTCTGCAATGAGTTTCTAGACAAAAACAAGGTTTTTGAGGCACTAGAGATGATTATATTTTTCAAGCTTGAGGTGAGACCCAGGTCTTGGAGTGAGCCTGGTGCTGAATGGATAGAAGAGATGGATGAAGCTCAATCTCAAGTTACAGTTCATTGA